A portion of the Pseudopipra pipra isolate bDixPip1 chromosome 1, bDixPip1.hap1, whole genome shotgun sequence genome contains these proteins:
- the LOC135425215 gene encoding epiplakin-like, whose protein sequence is MHGRSERPGNNESGRNLIAGEEREMGGGGNSFIAGVLVQAQNKKLSVYDAMVRGLLTPGTALVLLEAQAASGLLTDPVSNEQLSVRAALASGLIGRDFYEKLLSAEGAVTGYAEPCTGRRISLFQAMQQELIVREHAVRLLGAQVATGGIIDPERGHRVPVEVACERGYLDQETGRFLCNPENQTRSCFDPNTHENLTYVQLLRRCVPDPDTGLLLLQLMDKDSVLHQLPEDARRALQAARTTLGVGLFQGQSVTLWELLFSRYVPELQREELLRRYRAGAVTIPQMVTVLTATVTGAETGKGGRSSPAAKPRSEARAAPPARDVQSQEQQLRKSLKSATVQVTAGEFRGQNVSLLDLLFSKHVPQGRRQELLELYRAGILSTEQVATVVTTILDRAEAANAAAKARNPHRAVARAGDDGEDCSAQYTHLDDVLKSTTVSVPAGKLRGRQVSLWDLLSSDCITEEKRQELLELYHERLLTLEQMAAVVTTLVKKRESAGRKFQIKVKGSDKDTATGAGEEGDNSPREEPSETALKATVVDVEVGEFQGHKVSVWDLLFSDYITQEKRQELLELYREGTLALEQLTLVVTTLIKKRESTRRKFQIKVKGSDKDTATGVGEEGDNPPKEEPSEAALKATVVDVEVGEFRGHRVSVWDLLHCQYVPEENRKELLELFEAGELSLEQVKSVVTTIVTKAATAGAEQTSPVGGPEAEPTGTEAEPTGTEAEPKGTEAEPTPLHGDRAWEEALKATPVEGSVGELQGRQVSLWDLLFSDYITQEKRQELLELYREGTLALEQLTLVVTTLIKKRESTGRKFQIKVKGSDKDTATGAGEEGDNSPKEEPSEAALKATVVDVEVGEFQGHKVSVWDLLFSDYIPEEKRQELLELYREGTLALEQLMLVVTTLIKKRESTGRKLQIKVKGSDKDTVTGAGQEGDNSPKEPSEAALRATVVDVEVGEFRGHKVSVWDLLHSQYVPEENRKELLELFEAGELSLEQVKSVVTTIVTKAATAGAELRSPVGGPEAEPTGTEAEPTGTEAEPKGTEAEPTPLHGDRAWEEALKATPVEGSVGELQGRQVSLWDLLFSEDIPEEKRQELLELCREGTLALEQLMLVVTTLIKKRESTRRKFQIKVKGSDKDTATGAGEEGDNPPKEEPSEAALKATVVDVEVGEFRGHRVSVWDLLHCQYVPEENRKELLELFEAGELSLEQVKSVVTTIVTKAATAGAELRSPVGGPEAEPTGTEAEPTGTEAESKGTEAEPTPLHGDRAWEEALKATPVEGSVGELQGRQVSLWDLLFSEDIPQEKRQELLELCREGTPPLQELLSTSGSPVPPGQGRHLAALPLQTVELLRSEGSYITLGPCQERRVSVWELLSSKQVSEYRREAHLDSYGAGGLTVNRITITTTVTTGPQRQQGPRRHH, encoded by the coding sequence ATGCACGGGAGGAGTGAACGCCCCGGGAACAACGAGTCGGGGAGGAACCTGATTGCGGgtgaagagagagagatgggCGGGGGCGGGAACAGCTTCATCGCGGGAGTCCTCGTCCAGGCCCAgaacaagaagctgagcgtCTACGATGCCATGGTGAGGGGGCTCCTGACCCCGGGCACGgcgctggtgctgctggaggcacAGGCTGCCTCGGGGCTGCTCACGGACCCCGTGAGCAACGAGCAGCTCTCGGTGAGAGCCGCGCTGGCCTCGGGGCTCATCGGCCGGGACTTCTACGAGAAGCTGCTGTCGGCAGAGGGAGCCGTGACCGGGTACGCGGAGCCCTGCACGGGGCGCAGGATCTCGCTCTTCCAGGCCATGCAGCAGGAGCTCATCGTCCGGGAACACGCCGTCCGCCTGCTCGGGGCCCAGGTGGCCACCGGCGGCATCATCGACCCCGAGCGCGGCCACCGCGTCCCCGTGGAGGTGGCCTGCGAGCGCGGCTACCTGGACCAGGAGACGGGACGGTTCCTCTGCAACCCCGAGAATCAAACCAGGAGCTGCTTCGACCCCAACACCCACGAGAACCTGACCTACGTGCAGCTGCTGCGCCGCTGCGTCCCCGACCCCGAcacggggctgctcctgctgcagctgatgGACAAGGACTCCGTGCTCCACCAGCTCCCCGAGGACGCCCGCAGAGCCCTGCAGGCCGCCCGCACCACCCTCGGCGTGGGGCTCTTCCAGGGCCAGAGCGTCACCCTCTGGGAGCTCCTCTTCTCCCGCTACGTCCCCgagctgcagagggaggagctgctgaggaggtACCGGGCGGGCGCGGTGACCATCCCGCAGATGGTGACCGTCCTCACCGCCACCGTCACCGGGGCAGAAACGGGAAAGGGGGGCCGGAGCTCCCCCGCAGCCAAACCCCGCAGCGAGGCGAGGGCGGCACCCCCAGCCCGGGACGTGCaatcccaggagcagcagctgagaaagTCCTTGAAGTCTGCGACCGTCCAGGTCACTGCCGGGGAGTTCCGGGGCCAGAACGTGTccctgctggacctgctcttTTCCAAACACGTCCCCCAGGGGAGgcggcaggagctgctggagctgtacAGGGCGGGGATCCTGAGCACGGAGCAGGTGGCCACGGTGGTCACCACCATCCTGGACAGAGCAGAGGCCGCGAACGCCGCGGCAAAGGCCAGGAATCCACACAGGGCAGTGGCGAGGGCAGGGGACGATGGGGAGGATTGCTCAGCTCAGTACACACACCTGGATGACGTCTTGAAGTCCACCACCGTCAGTGTGCCGGCTGGGAAGCTGCGGGGGAGGCAGGTCTCCCTGTGGGACCTGCTCTCCTCCGACTGCATCACCGAGGagaagaggcaggagctgctggagctgtacCACGAGAGGTTGTTAACTCTGGAGCAGATGGCAGCCGTTGTCACCACCCTCGTCAAGAAAAGAGAATCTGCAGGCAGGAAATTCCAAATTAAAGTCAAGGGTTCTGACAAGGACACTGCGACAGGGGCGGGAGAGGAGGGTGACAATTCCCCCAGAGAAGAACCGAGCGAAACAGCTTTGAAAGCCACGGTGGTCGACGTGGAGGTCGGGGAGTTTCAGGGCCACAAGGTCTCTGTGTGGGACCTGCTCTTCTCCGACTACATCACCCAGGagaagaggcaggagctgctggagctgtacCGTGAGGGGACACTGGCCTTGGAGCAGTTAACGCTTGTTGTCACCACTCTCATCAAGAAAAGAGAATCTACAAGAAGGAAATTCCAAATTAAAGTCAAGGGTTCTGACAAGGACACTGCGACAGGGGTAGGAGAGGAGGGTGACAACCCCCCCAAGGAAGAACCGAGCGAAGCAGCTTTGAAAGCCACGGTGGTCGACGTGGAGGTTGGGGAGTTTCGGGGCCACAGGGTCTCCGTGTGGGACCTGCTCCACTGCCAGTATGTCCCCgaggagaacaggaaggagctgctggagctgtttgAGGCAGGGGAGCTGAGCCTGGAGCAGGTGAAGAGCGTTGTCACCACCATCGTGACCAAGGCAGCGACAGCAGGGGCAGAGCAAACGTCACCCGTGGGTGGCCCTGAGGCAGAGCCCACGGGCACAGAGGCTGAGCCCACGGGCACAGAGGCAGAGCCCAAGGGCACAGAGGCTGAGCCCACCCCCCTGCACGGGGACAGGGCCTGGGAAGAGGCCCTGAAGGCCACCCCAGTCGAGGGGTCAGTGGGTGAGCTGCAGGGGAGGCAGGTCTCGCTGTGGGACCTGCTCTTCTCTGACTACATCACCCAGGagaagaggcaggagctgctggagctgtacCGTGAGGGGACACTGGCCTTGGAGCAGTTAACACTTGTTGTCACCACTCTCATCAAGAAAAGAGAATCCACAGGCAGGAAATTCCAAATTAAAGTCAAGGGTTCTGACAAGGACACTGCGACAGGGGCGGGAGAGGAGGGTGACAATTCCCCCAAGGAAGAACCGAGCGAAGCAGCTTTGAAAGCCACGGTGGTCGACGTGGAGGTCGGGGAGTTTCAGGGCCACAAGGTCTCTGTGTGGGACCTGCTCTTCTCCGACTACATCCCCGAGGagaagaggcaggagctgctggagctgtacCGTGAGGGGACACTGGCCTTGGAGCAGTTAATGCTTGTTGTCACCACTCTCATCAAGAAAAGAGAATCCACAGGCAGGAAACTCCAAATTAAAGTCAAGGGTTCTGACAAGGACACTGTGACAGGGGCAGGACAGGAGGGTGACAATTCCCCCAAAGAACCGAGCGAAGCAGCTTTGAGAGCCACGGTGGTTGACGTGGAGGTCGGGGAGTTTCGGGGCCACAAAGTCTCCGTGTGGGACCTGCTCCACTCCCAGTATGTCCCCgaggagaacaggaaggagctgctggagctgttcGAGGCAGGGGAGCTGAGCCTGGAGCAGGTGAAGAGCGTTGTCACCACCATCGTGACCAAGGCAGCGACAGCAGGGGCAGAGCTCAGATCACCCGTGGGTGGCCCTGAGGCAGAGCCCACGGGCACAGAGGCTGAGCCCACGGGCACAGAGGCAGAGCCCAAGGGCACAGAGGCTGAGCCCACCCCCCTGCACGGGGACAGGGCCTGGGAAGAGGCCCTGAAGGCCACCCCAGTCGAGGGGTCAGTGGGTGAGCTGCAGGGGAGGCAGGTCTCGCTGTGGGACCTGCTCTTCTCTGAGGACATCCCCGAGGagaagaggcaggagctgctggagctgtgccgTGAGGGGACACTGGCCTTGGAGCAGTTAATGCTTGTTGTCACCACTCTCATCAAGAAAAGAGAATCTACAAGAAGGAAATTCCAAATTAAAGTCAAGGGTTCTGACAAGGACACTGCGAcaggggcaggagaggagggtgACAACCCCCCCAAGGAAGAACCGAGCGAAGCAGCTTTGAAAGCCACGGTGGTCGACGTGGAGGTCGGGGAGTTTCGGGGCCACAGGGTCTCCGTGTGGGACCTGCTCCACTGCCAGTACGTCCCCgaggagaacaggaaggagctgctggagctgtttgAGGCAGGGGAGCTGAGCCTGGAGCAGGTGAAGAGCGTTGTCACCACCATCGTGACCAAGGCAGCGACAGCAGGGGCAGAGCTCAGATCACCCGTGGGTGGCCCTGAGGCAGAGCCCACGGGCACAGAGGCTGAGCCCACGGGCACAGAGGCTGAGTCCAAGGGCACAGAGGCTGAGCCCACCCCCCTGCACGGGGACAGGGCCTGGGAAGAGGCCCTGAAGGCCACCCCAGTCGAGGGGTCAGTGGGTGAGCTGCAGGGGAGGCAGGTCTCGCTGTGGGACCTGCTCTTCTCCGAGGACATCCCCCAGGagaagaggcaggagctgctggagctgtgccgTGAGGGGACACCCcccctccaggagctgctcagcaccAGCGGCAGCCCCGTGCCCCCCGGCCAGGGGAGGCACCTCGCGGCCCTGCCCCTCCAGACCGTGGAGCTGCTGCGCTCCGAGGGCTCCTACATCACCCTGGGGCCGTGCCAGGAGCGCCGGGTGTCGGTGTGGGAGCTCCTCTCCTCCAAGCAGGTCTCCGAGTACCGGCGCGAGGCCCACCTCGACTCGTACGGCGCCGGGGGGCTGACGGTGAACAGGatcaccatcaccaccaccGTCACCACGGGCCCCCAGCGCCAGCAGGGCCCCCGGCGGCACCACTga